The bacterium genome has a window encoding:
- a CDS encoding sugar transporter, with protein MSDTEQTPLRVRLAYGVGSVAYGVKDNGFSYLLLFYYDVVLGLERSWVAAALFAALLVDAISDPIVGYVSDHWRSRWGRRHPFMYFAALPVSVSYLLLWNPPSALSQTQLLAWLFFVAILVRTLITLYEIPSTALVSELTDDYDERTSLLAYRHFFGWWGGLTMNALAFLVLFPAAGGQAEPGGYQLYGWIAPVLMCLAILISAAGTHHRIPTLKAPPITEHHSVRVAFQELKETLSNPSIRVLFGGAIFYGIAAGLSASINIYINTYFWGLDSKQIGLFSLSYFGSAMLALPLSPFLSRRFGKKRAAIVMSCFALFMLPLVVALRLFDIMPPNGTNALFFALLCFNFVDIMLLISSTTLISSMVADVVEESEVSTGRRSEGVFFAARTFALKIVSGAGIFSAAILLSWIGFPSDAAGGGEVTPEVLRRLGMVYVGSVGSLYAIAIFFYSRYRISRESHEGHLRSLAERGSSEPEPG; from the coding sequence GTGTCCGACACCGAGCAGACCCCCCTTCGCGTGCGCCTCGCCTATGGCGTGGGCTCAGTGGCCTACGGGGTCAAGGACAACGGTTTCTCCTATCTCCTGCTCTTCTACTATGACGTGGTCCTCGGCCTGGAGAGAAGTTGGGTCGCTGCGGCGCTCTTCGCGGCGCTCCTCGTCGATGCCATTTCGGATCCGATCGTCGGCTACGTGTCCGACCATTGGCGATCACGCTGGGGGCGGCGGCATCCGTTCATGTATTTCGCGGCGCTCCCGGTCTCGGTTTCCTACCTGCTCCTCTGGAACCCGCCCTCGGCGCTGAGCCAGACGCAGCTCCTGGCATGGCTCTTCTTCGTGGCGATTCTCGTGCGGACGTTGATCACGCTCTACGAAATCCCCTCGACGGCGCTGGTCTCCGAACTCACCGACGACTACGACGAGCGAACGTCGCTACTCGCCTACCGCCACTTCTTCGGCTGGTGGGGTGGGTTGACGATGAATGCGCTGGCATTTCTAGTGCTCTTCCCCGCGGCGGGAGGGCAGGCGGAGCCCGGTGGCTACCAGTTGTACGGTTGGATCGCGCCCGTGCTCATGTGTCTGGCGATCCTGATCTCTGCTGCGGGGACCCACCATCGGATTCCGACGCTGAAGGCTCCGCCGATCACAGAGCACCATAGTGTCCGGGTCGCGTTCCAGGAGCTGAAGGAGACGCTTTCCAATCCGTCGATTCGTGTGCTCTTCGGCGGCGCGATCTTCTACGGAATCGCCGCGGGTCTCAGCGCTTCGATCAACATCTACATCAACACCTACTTCTGGGGCCTCGATTCGAAGCAGATCGGCCTCTTCTCCCTTTCGTATTTCGGCTCAGCGATGCTCGCCCTGCCGCTCTCGCCGTTCCTCTCGCGCAGGTTCGGGAAGAAGCGCGCCGCAATCGTGATGTCCTGTTTCGCGTTGTTCATGCTTCCGCTCGTGGTTGCGTTGCGGCTCTTCGACATCATGCCTCCGAACGGCACCAACGCTCTCTTCTTCGCGCTGCTCTGCTTCAATTTCGTCGATATCATGCTGTTGATCAGTTCGACGACGCTCATCTCATCGATGGTGGCGGACGTCGTCGAGGAGAGTGAGGTCTCGACCGGACGCCGCTCCGAGGGCGTCTTCTTCGCCGCCCGGACGTTCGCGCTGAAGATCGTCTCGGGCGCGGGCATCTTCTCCGCTGCGATCCTGCTCAGTTGGATCGGCTTTCCGTCGGATGCAGCCGGAGGCGGCGAGGTCACCCCGGAAGTGCTGCGGCGCCTCGGCATGGTCTACGTCGGCAGTGTCGGAAGCCTCTACGCTATCGCGATCTTCTTCTACTCGCGGTATCGGATCAGCCGGGAGAGCCACGAAGGCCACCTGCGCAGCCTGGCCGAACGGGG